The proteins below come from a single Malus domestica chromosome 03, GDT2T_hap1 genomic window:
- the LOC103429357 gene encoding probable leucine-rich repeat receptor-like serine/threonine-protein kinase At3g14840 produces MRKFVKQIMMNIFLPRLLLLHSLLVVCFATFAFGAARLPQDEVQALADIAKTLGKTGWDFSVDPCSGWTNISEVEGFAVTCNCSFDDSTVCHVTSIILKNQGLPGTLPREMGRLKYLQEIDLTRNYLSGTIPPEWGSLQLVYISLVGNRLTGPIPVGFGNITTLKRLDLSSNFLSGPLPEELGNFTNLERMILSSNKFTGYLPESFASLTALKDFRISDTSFSGQIPNFIEKWTNLEKLVIQGSGLMGPIPYGISFLTSLTDLRITDLIGPELDFPPLDNMKNMKTLMLRSCNIIGELPSYLGQMTILKTLDLSYNKLTGEIPSSYASLAKVEYIFLTGNLLTGPLPAWLKGNVDLSYNNFTIGNTSCLPKGALHLFDSNSSRVSCSTAAKCPKSWYSSFHINCGGKKVTIENTTYEDDTYSAGPSSIYQSRTNWALSITGYFTDDDIPIDTFIGTNGTKLSMAHPQLYMNARLSPISLTYFGFCLQNRKYTVNLHFAELMFRNGNTYKSLGRRVFDIYIQDIQVLQDFNIMDHARVFGDVVIQNFTANVTNHTLKIHFNWAGKGTTGIPFRGVYGPLISAISVEPAVDNSTKTGSSTSPGVNGVSVGAVVGIVAGGIFIILVIRSILWRRGSLGQQKTLEDDLKGVDLQTGKFTFKQLKAATTNFDKANKIGEGGFGSVYKGILADGTMIAVKQLSSKSKQGNREFVNEIGMISALQHPHLVSLYGCCIEGNQLLLVYEYMENNSVAHALFGAGKSRLKLDWPTRHKICIGIARGLAYLHEESRLKVVHRDIKATNVLLDKNLNPKISDFGLAKLDEEDNTHISTRIAGTFGYMAPEYAMRGYLTDKADVYSFGILVLEIVSGRNNTSYRTKAECFYLLDWATLLKAQGNLLDLVDPRLGSNFNKKEMMVTINVALLCSSVTSAVRPTMSSVVSMLEGRVAVQELVSDPNPSSNEIDAMRNHFQSYLEGSAGESQIQTEPIEEARTISYASGHDLYPISPDLNKRNWETV; encoded by the exons ATGCGAAAGTTTGTTAAGCAAATAATGATGAATATATTCCTCCCtcgacttcttcttcttcattctctTTTGGTGGTTTGCTTTGCAACCTTTGCTTTCGGAGCTGCTCGATTGCCACAAGATGAAG TGCAAGCTTTAGCTGACATAGCAAAGACACTAGGGAAGACGGGTTGGGATTTCAGTGTAGATCCATGCAGCGGATGGACTAATATATCGGAAGTCGAAGGATTTGCCGTCACCTGTAATTGCTCCTTTGACGACTCCACTGTCTGCCATGTTACCAGCAT aattttgaaaaatcaggGTTTGCCAGGAACACTCCCACGAGAAATGGGCAGGCTCAAatatctgcaagaaat CGACCTCACCCGGAACTACCTGAGTGGTACCATCCCTCCAGAATGGGGCTCCCTTCAACTTGTCTACAT CTCCCTCGTTGGAAATCGTTTGACAGGTCCTATCCCGGTAGGGTTTGGAAACATCACCACCCTGAAGAGATT GGACCTCAGTTCCAATTTTCTCTCTGGACCTCTCCCTGAGGAGCTTGGGAATTTCACAAACTTGGAAAGAAT GATTCTTTCTTCAAACAAGTTCACTGGGTATTTGCCAGAATCATTTGCAAGCCTTACCGCATTAAAGGACTT TCGGATCAGTGACACTAGCTTTTCTGGGCAGATACCTAATTTTATTGAGAAGTGGACAAATCTTGAAAAACT TGTGATTCAGGGTAGTGGTTTGATGGGGCCAATTCCTTACGGCATCTCTTTTTTGACAAGCTTAACTGACTT GAGAATTACTGACTTGATTGGACCTGAATTAGACTTCCCTCCGCTCGATAATATGAAAAACATGAAGACACT GATGTTGAGGAGTTGCAATATTATCGGAGAGCTACCTTCATATCTTGGGCAAATGACTATATTGAAAACTTT AGACCTCAGCTATAATAAGCTGACCGGAGAAATTCCAAGCAGCTACGCCAGTCTAGCAAAGGTGGAATATAT ATTCTTAACTGGAAACTTGTTGACTGGACCCCTGCCTGCTTGGCTGAAGGGCAACGT TGATCTTTCATATAACAACTTCACCATAGGGAACACAAGTTGTCTTCCAAAGGGCGCCTT GCACTTGTTTGACAGCAATAGTTC AAGAGTTTCATGTTCCACAGCTGCAAAATGTCCAAAAT ctTGGTACTCCTCCTTTCATATTAATTGTGGTGGTAAAAAAGTAACTATTGAAAATACAACATATGAGGATGACACATATTCAGCTGGACCTTCGTCAATTTACCAGAGCAGAACAAATTGGGCATTAAGCATCACCGGTTACTTCACTGATGATGACATCCCTATAGACACCTTTATAGGGACTAATGGAACTAAACTCTCTATGGCCCATCCTCAACTGTACATGAACGCACGGCTTTCTCCCATCTCTCTAACTTACTTTGGATTTTGTCTGCAAAATAGAAAATACACCGTAAACCTCCATTTTGCAGAGCTAATGTTTAGAAATGGAAACACATATAAAAGCCTGGGAAGGCGGGTATTTGATATTTACATTCAG GATATACAAGTACTGCAGGATTTCAATATTATGGATCACGCTCGTGTGTTTGGTGATGTAGTCATACAAAATTTTACCGCTAATGTAACTAATCATACCTTGAAGATCCATTTCAATTGGGCTGGCAAAGGGACGACAGGCATCCCTTTTAGAGGAGTCTATGGTCCTCTTATATCAGCTATTTCGGTGGAACCTGCAG TCGATAACTCAACAAAAACTGGAAGTAGCACATCACCTGGTGTAAATGGCGTATCTGTAGGTGCAGTGGTTGGAATTGTGGCCGGAGGAATCTTTATTATATTAGTGATACGTAGTATTCTTTGGAGGAGAGGCTCCCTAGGACAACAAAAGACATTGGAGGATG ATTTAAAGGGTGTGGACCTGCAAACTGGTAAGTTTACATTCAAGCAACTCAAAGCTGCCACAACCAACTTTGACAAAGCAAATAAGATTGGCGAAGGTGGTTTTGGTTCCGTTTATAAG GGCATTCTAGCAGATGGCACCATGATTGCTGTTAAGCAGCTTTCTTCCAAATCAAAGCAAGGGAATCGTGAATTTGTGAATGAGATAGGCATGATTTCTGCTTTGCAACACCCTCATCTTGTTAGCCTCTACGGATGTTGTATTGAAGGAAATCAACTATTGCTTGTCTACGAGTACATGGAAAATAATAGTGTTGCTCATGCTTTGTTTG GGGCAGGAAAAAGTCGTTTGAAGTTGGATTGGCCAACAAGGCACAAGATCTGCATTGGTATAGCGAGAGGTTTGGCTTACCTCCATGAGGAATCAAGATTGAAGGTCGTTCATAGAGATATAAAGGCAACTAATGTGTTGCTTGATAAAAATCTAAACCCAAAAATATCTGACTTTGGATTAGCCAAACTTGATGAAGAAGATAATACACACATTAGCACACGTATTGCCGGAACTTT TGGCTATATGGCACCTGAATATGCAATGCGGGGTTATTTGACTGATAAAGCAGATGTTTATAGTTTTGGAATTCTTGTATTGGAGATTGTTAGTGGGAGGAACAACACAAGTTACCGAACAAAGGCAGAATGCTTTTATCTTCTTGATTGG GCAACTCTTCTTAAAGCGCAAGGGAATTTGTTGGATCTAGTGGATCCACGGTTGGGTtcaaacttcaacaaaaaagAGATGATGGTTACAATCAACGTGGCTCTCCTTTGCTCTAGTGTCACTTCAGCAGTTAGGCCTACTATGTCTTCAGTTGTGAGCATGCTTGAAGGCAGGGTTGCTGTTCAGGAGCTAGTCTCAGATCCAAATCCCTCAAGTAATGAGATCGATGCGATGAGGAACCATTTTCAATCCTATTTAGAAGGGAGTGCAGGTGAGAGCCAGATACAAACCGAGCCAATTGAAGAGGCAAGGACTATTTCATATGCGTCTGGTCATGATCTTTATCCAATCAGTCCTGATTTAAATAAGAGAAATTGGGAAACTGTTTGA
- the LOC139194285 gene encoding uncharacterized protein: MEHTVQENDPGSRHEGKGKERAGSVPWKDLRVATRPKDFGDINNCLAGRRFAFDELGEPLAKDESDCDRMLKLSSYVMAEYHDRLQEVERYKAKLKENKQLVDEARRNKGFLTQALQLKDETMESLKRRNGENLRLKKLFEATKKQLEVATLEVSKVRGELDGALVEISELEKSIPTEREAAVQEYLSSSTFHLAIKPHCAQEARFEKRKWMAVLDRYDDGSILRKYHEDIDEHHRKGETFVLAVDPSSEDESDNEGSADAQTQHGEEGLGDAEDDGRTRSDTARGSASDENE; this comes from the exons ATGGAGCACACTGTCCAGGAAAATGATCCCGGTTCCCGCCATGaggggaaaggcaaggaaagagctggcagtgtcccgtggaaggacttgagggttgccacgcggccaaaggattttggggatatcaacaattgcttggcagggcgtcgattcgccttcgatgagctcggagagcccttagctaaggatgaatcggattgcgaccggatgttgaagctgtcttcatat gtcatggccgagtatcacgacagactgcaagaggttgagcggtacaaggcaaaactgaaggagaataagcagcttgtggacgaggcccgaaggaataagggatttttgactcaggctctccaactgaaggacgaaaccatggagagcttgaaaaggcgaaatggtgagaacctaaggcttaagaaattgtttgaggcaactaaaaaacagttggaggtggctaccttggaggtatccaaggttaggggagaattggatggtgccttagttgagatttctgaactggagaagagcattccaactgaaagggaggctgctgtgcaagaatacttaagttcttcgacctttcatcttgctattaaaccccactgtgctcaagaagctcgctttgaaaaaaggaaatggatggccgtccttgatcgttatgatgatgggagcattcttcgaaaataccacgaagatatagatgagcatcatcgaaagggcgagacatttgtccttgctgttgatcctagcagcgaagatgagtctgataatgaaggtagtgctgatgcacagactcagcatggtgaagagggtcttggggatgcagaggatgatggtaggacgcggagtgatactgccaggggttcggcttcagatgagaatgaatag